Proteins encoded within one genomic window of Bombus vancouverensis nearcticus chromosome 4, iyBomVanc1_principal, whole genome shotgun sequence:
- the LOC143302563 gene encoding uncharacterized protein LOC143302563, producing MANVGDERLSGEEGSTLEELRNKLARMNLPISGARSVLIARLNRACRVGQSYRKGSTGGEELTGQRDLENVQRAERDCNEGEDVEKMNTKELKERLARLGLKTTGRKVELRARLRAAMDGNDISSEEESDDESEDEDDKKNARGYKRDTRRVHQDRDECCRRACVGSTLSFRDVEDALESFSGNRGENVERWFESFEEVADTCMWSDGQKAVYARKLLKGSAKIFASFECHGSTWHELKRGLVKEFSRKVNSRQVHQKLEETKKESDEAYLAYMYRMLEIASHVDMEEEAKVEYIVDGIIDDENNKAVLYGATSIKELRKRLVMYEEQKSRRAKSIVKPAKTQKNGKPSQSVDAMKKRRCFICGSEDHLSVKCPERGEGVRCFECNRLGHVAANCTARQVKTYVISRPERKKYVKDVSIDGCRFVSLVDTGSDLTFIRADEYVRLGSPPLGNCKLKFDGFGSAGNKTWGEFTKYKDYFWWQQLSY from the coding sequence atggcaaacgtcggggacgaacgattgtcgggtgaagagggttcgacgctggaggagctgaggaataagctcgcgcgaatgaacctccctatatcgggtgcgaggtcagtgctgattgcaaggctgaatcgggcgtgtagggttggacaatcgtatcgtaagggatcgacgggcggtgaagagctaaccggtcaacgagatttagaaaatgtacagagagctgagcgtgattgtaacgaaggtgaggatgttgagaaaatgaatacgaaggagttgaaggagcgcctcgctaggttgggtttaaaaacgacgggaagaaaagtagaattacgcgcacggctacgagcggccatggatggtaatgacatatcgtcggaagaagaaagcgacgacgaaagtgaggatgaagatgacaagaaaaacgcaagaggatacaagagagatacgcgaagggtgcatcaggaccgtgacgaatgttgtcgaagggcatgtgttggttcgacactgagttttagagacgtcgaagatgcattagagtcgtttagtggcaacagaggtgaaaatgtcgaacgatggttcgagtcgttcgaggaagtcgctgatacgtgcatgtggtcggatgggcagaaggcagtctacgcaaggaagctgctgaagggatcagcgaaaatatttgcgagcttcgagtgtcatggcagcacttggcatgagttgaagagggggctagtgaaagaattttcgaggaaagtcaacagtaggcaagttcatcagaaacttgaagaaacaaaaaaggagagtgatgaagcatatttggcttacatgtaccgcatgctcgagatagccagccatgtggacatggaggaggaagcaaaggtggaatacatagtggatggaataatagacgacgagaacaataaggctgtattgtacggcgctacgtcaatcaaagagttgaggaagaggttagtgatgtacgaagagcagaagagtcgcagagcaaagtcgattgtgaagccggctaaaacccagaagaacgggaagcccagtcaatctgtagatgcaatgaagaaaagaagatgcttcatttgcggtagtgaggatcatctaagtgttaagtgtccggagaggggagaaggtgttaggtgtttcgaGTGCAACAGGCTTGGACATGTGGCGGCGAATTGTACAGCGCGACAAGTAAAGACTTACGTAATCTCAAGACCGGAGAGGAAAAAGTAcgtgaaggacgtgtcgatagatggctgcaggtttgtctcgttagtggatacaggtagtgaccttacgttcatacgagcggatgagtatgtgaggttaggatcaccacctctgggaaactg